The following are encoded in a window of Bacillus sp. SORGH_AS_0510 genomic DNA:
- a CDS encoding ABC transporter substrate-binding protein → MFTRKIGIFSLIVLLLVSMISGCSSEKSSANGPVEIEFWYGLGGKLGENVEKRIKAFNASQNEVKVKGVAQGSYDETLQKLQAAIAAKKVPAAILLKNDPMNAFAKKGTLAPLTKYIKEDADFHPEDFVDAFYQQGTINGEQYALPLYGTTQVLYYRKDMFEKAGIAPEQLKTWESFAEVTKQLTKKSGDKTEVYGWAPMWGPDNMIDAALSNGAKYLSEDGKKVLVDSPEWVKAWEFFRKGIQEDKTMTIHHDGQGWEYWYKTIDDAMQGRAAGYTGSSGDQGDLDFSILAAYPQPGWEGHEAAPHAGAQMGAIPALASEKEKKAAFKWLKFFTNAENTADWSINSGYIPVRKSAQDVPAYKEFAEKNPQINVPLQQAQIATPPFVDPTGGKIYDALVKAADKVEIEGVSAEEALKDAQKEAQRALDKVLKK, encoded by the coding sequence ATGTTTACAAGAAAGATTGGAATATTTAGTTTGATTGTCTTATTACTAGTCTCGATGATTTCTGGCTGTTCTTCAGAGAAGTCATCTGCTAATGGACCAGTAGAAATTGAGTTTTGGTATGGATTAGGTGGTAAGCTTGGTGAGAATGTTGAAAAAAGAATTAAAGCATTTAATGCCAGCCAAAACGAAGTAAAGGTTAAGGGTGTAGCACAAGGTTCATATGATGAAACCCTACAAAAGCTACAAGCAGCTATTGCAGCTAAAAAGGTTCCAGCTGCCATTCTTTTGAAAAACGATCCAATGAATGCGTTTGCGAAAAAAGGGACACTAGCGCCTCTAACAAAATACATAAAAGAGGATGCTGACTTCCATCCAGAAGATTTTGTAGATGCTTTTTATCAACAAGGAACAATTAATGGAGAGCAGTATGCATTACCACTTTATGGAACAACACAAGTTCTTTATTATCGTAAGGACATGTTTGAAAAGGCTGGTATTGCTCCTGAACAATTAAAGACATGGGAATCATTTGCAGAAGTAACAAAACAATTAACAAAGAAAAGTGGAGATAAGACAGAGGTCTATGGTTGGGCACCAATGTGGGGACCAGATAACATGATCGATGCAGCACTTAGTAATGGTGCAAAATATTTAAGTGAAGATGGTAAAAAGGTGTTAGTCGATTCTCCAGAATGGGTAAAAGCATGGGAGTTTTTCAGAAAAGGAATCCAAGAGGATAAGACGATGACAATCCATCATGATGGTCAGGGCTGGGAATATTGGTATAAGACAATCGATGATGCAATGCAAGGGCGTGCTGCAGGTTACACGGGTTCAAGTGGTGACCAGGGAGATTTAGATTTCTCTATTTTAGCAGCATATCCACAGCCGGGATGGGAAGGTCATGAAGCAGCTCCACATGCAGGTGCACAGATGGGTGCCATTCCTGCTCTAGCATCTGAGAAAGAAAAGAAAGCAGCATTTAAATGGTTAAAATTCTTCACAAATGCTGAAAACACTGCAGATTGGTCAATTAATTCTGGGTATATTCCAGTGAGAAAATCAGCACAGGATGTTCCCGCATACAAAGAGTTTGCTGAGAAGAATCCACAAATCAATGTTCCTTTACAACAGGCACAAATCGCTACTCCACCATTTGTTGATCCAACTGGCGGTAAAATTTACGATGCATTAGTAAAGGCAGCAGATAAAGTGGAAATTGAAGGTGTTTCTGCAGAAGAAGCATTAAAGGATGCTCAAAAAGAGGCACAAAGAGCATTAGATAAAGTATTGAAAAAATAA